Proteins found in one Miscanthus floridulus cultivar M001 chromosome 4, ASM1932011v1, whole genome shotgun sequence genomic segment:
- the LOC136548999 gene encoding uncharacterized protein, whose amino-acid sequence MMIERFLGEEKVYHSFDTVVDDPQNHFPIDFLNSITPNGLPPHELKLKINCPMILLRDLDPNNGLCNGTRLMVRALQDNAIDAEIVVGHHARKRMFIPRLPLFPSDDISLPFKFKRKQFLVRLSFALTINKSQGQTVSNVGIYLPEPVFSH is encoded by the coding sequence ATGATGATTGAGAGGTTTCTAGGTGAGGAAAAGGTTTACCACAGCTTCGACACTGTTGTTGATGATCCTCAGAATCACTTCCCTATTGATTTTTTGAACTCAATAACTCCAAATGGCCTCCCCCCGCACGAGCTGAAGCTAAAAATCAACTGTCCTATGATTCTTCTCCGCGACCTAGATCCTAACAATGGATTGTGCAACGGAACAAGGCTTATGGTCAGAGCATTGCAAGACAATGCAATTGATGCCGAGATCGTTGTTGGACACCATGCGCGGAAAAGGATGTTCATACCAAGGCTCCCATTGTTTCCCTCGGATGATATTTCTCTTCCTTTCAAGTTCAAGAGAAAACAATTCCTAGTGCGGTTGAGTTTTGCCTTGACGATAAATAAATCACAGGGACAAACCGTCTCTAATGTTGGAATCTACCTTCCAGAACCCGTGTTCTCGCATTGA